Proteins from one Acidobacteriota bacterium genomic window:
- the rpsH gene encoding 30S ribosomal protein S8, with product MSLSDPIADMLTRIRNAILVYKKEVEIPSSHIKIEIAKILKEEGYIDNFKVEEDKKQEMLRIYLKWLNKKENVINGLKRVSKPGCRIYCSNDKIPRVLDGIGIAIISTSEGILTDKKCREKGIGGEIICYIW from the coding sequence ATGAGTTTATCAGATCCGATTGCGGACATGCTGACGAGAATAAGAAATGCAATTCTTGTATATAAAAAAGAAGTCGAAATTCCTTCCTCCCATATAAAGATAGAGATAGCGAAAATTCTTAAAGAAGAGGGTTATATTGATAATTTTAAAGTTGAAGAAGATAAAAAACAGGAAATGTTAAGGATTTATCTGAAGTGGTTGAATAAAAAAGAGAATGTCATAAATGGACTGAAAAGAGTATCAAAACCCGGCTGTAGGATATATTGTTCAAATGATAAAATTCCAAGAGTACTCGACGGCATAGGCATTGCGATAATTTCCACCTCTGAAGGGATTTTAACTGATAAAAAATGCAGAGAAAAGGGAATCGGAGGAGAGATAATCTGTTATATTTGGTGA
- the rplO gene encoding 50S ribosomal protein L15, with amino-acid sequence MDLAFLKPENHSIKKRKRVGRGPGSGHGRTSGRGTKGQKSIAGYSRKRRFEGGQMPLHRRIPKRGFTNIFKKEWQIINLDRLSKLGLQEINHKILYEKGVIKKPDVLIKILGDGEIKRKITVYANNFSKNALKKIKKAGGKAIII; translated from the coding sequence ATGGATTTAGCTTTTCTCAAACCAGAAAACCATTCTATCAAGAAAAGAAAAAGAGTGGGTAGAGGCCCGGGTTCAGGACATGGCAGAACTTCCGGAAGGGGAACAAAGGGCCAAAAGTCAATAGCTGGATATTCAAGGAAAAGAAGATTTGAAGGTGGTCAGATGCCTCTTCATAGAAGAATTCCAAAAAGGGGCTTTACAAATATATTTAAGAAAGAATGGCAGATAATTAATTTGGATAGATTATCTAAATTAGGCCTACAGGAGATAAACCACAAAATTTTGTACGAAAAAGGAGTTATAAAAAAACCAGATGTTCTGATAAAAATATTGGGAGATGGTGAAATAAAGAGAAAGATAACTGTTTATGCAAATAATTTTAGCAAAAATGCCTTAAAAAAAATAAAAAAGGCAGGAGGAAAAGCAATAATAATTTAA
- the rpsS gene encoding 30S ribosomal protein S19, with the protein MGRSTKKGVFIDKKLLEKMMKIKTQKKKEIIKTWSRDSTIIPEMVGLTLAVYNGKKFIPVYITENMVGHKLGEFSPTRTFKGHTSKSEKAAKLKG; encoded by the coding sequence ATGGGAAGGTCAACCAAAAAAGGAGTATTTATCGATAAGAAACTCCTTGAAAAGATGATGAAGATTAAGACCCAAAAAAAGAAAGAAATAATCAAAACCTGGTCCAGGGATTCCACCATCATTCCAGAGATGGTTGGGTTGACTTTAGCTGTTTATAATGGAAAGAAGTTCATTCCAGTATATATAACCGAAAATATGGTGGGTCATAAATTGGGAGAATTTTCTCCTACCCGAACTTTTAAAGGTCATACCTCAAAAAGTGAAAAGGCAGCTAAATTAAAAGGATAG
- a CDS encoding adenylate kinase yields the protein MRIIFLGPPGSGKGTQAELLAKEYKIPKFSVGDILREEVNKKTPLGLKAKEKMERGELVDDELIIELVKNRVENNECVEGYILDGFPRNMNQALSLNSIPYKDPEIVINLIIDREKLIKRLSSRRVCPNCGVTYNLITNPPIKNNKCDECGNYLIQREDDKEEVIRKRYEIWEENNLRMQEYFSYKKKLWNVDGNREIEMIFSEICSKIKNLTHDNL from the coding sequence TTGAGAATTATTTTTTTGGGTCCACCTGGATCGGGAAAAGGAACTCAAGCTGAACTTCTTGCAAAAGAATATAAAATTCCAAAATTTTCTGTGGGAGATATATTAAGAGAAGAAGTTAATAAAAAAACACCATTGGGATTAAAAGCAAAGGAAAAAATGGAAAGAGGTGAACTCGTGGATGATGAACTTATAATTGAACTTGTAAAAAATAGAGTTGAAAATAATGAATGTGTTGAAGGATATATTTTGGATGGATTTCCAAGAAATATGAACCAGGCATTATCATTGAATTCAATTCCCTACAAAGATCCTGAAATCGTAATAAATCTCATTATTGATAGAGAGAAATTGATAAAACGATTATCTTCTCGAAGGGTTTGCCCTAATTGCGGAGTCACCTATAATTTAATAACAAATCCTCCAATCAAAAACAATAAATGTGATGAATGTGGAAATTATTTAATCCAGAGAGAAGATGACAAAGAAGAAGTTATAAGGAAAAGATATGAAATATGGGAAGAAAATAATTTGAGAATGCAAGAATATTTTTCCTATAAGAAAAAATTATGGAATGTGGATGGAAATAGAGAAATAGAGATGATTTTTAGTGAAATTTGTAGTAAAATAAAAAATCTGACCCATGATAATCTGTAA
- the rplF gene encoding 50S ribosomal protein L6 → MSRLGRKPIEIPEKVNVIISNGEVLVEGPKGKINLKILKGIQVKIENSKVFINREGEQKQIKANHGTMWSLLRNAITGVVNSFKKQLEIEGVGYKAQIEGKKLLLFLGFSKPIEYSIPEGINVSVSQNIERKFIITVEGINKEKVGQVSAIIRGFRKPDPYKLKGIRYVGEKLKKKERKAAAR, encoded by the coding sequence ATGTCAAGACTTGGAAGAAAACCAATTGAAATTCCAGAAAAAGTAAATGTAATAATATCCAACGGAGAGGTTTTAGTAGAAGGTCCGAAAGGAAAGATAAATTTAAAAATTCTTAAGGGAATTCAAGTCAAAATAGAAAATTCAAAAGTATTCATAAATAGAGAAGGAGAACAGAAACAGATAAAAGCAAATCATGGAACAATGTGGAGTCTTCTCAGAAATGCAATAACTGGAGTGGTGAATAGTTTCAAAAAACAACTTGAAATTGAAGGAGTTGGATATAAGGCCCAGATCGAAGGAAAGAAATTGTTGTTATTCCTGGGTTTTTCGAAACCAATTGAATATTCCATTCCCGAAGGAATCAATGTATCAGTATCTCAAAACATTGAAAGAAAATTCATTATAACAGTCGAGGGAATCAATAAAGAAAAAGTAGGCCAGGTTTCAGCAATCATAAGAGGGTTTAGGAAACCAGATCCTTATAAATTGAAAGGAATAAGATATGTGGGTGAAAAACTAAAGAAGAAAGAAAGGAAAGCAGCTGCGAGGTAA
- a CDS encoding 50S ribosomal protein L23 produces the protein MKKDPTEIIIRPIISEKSTLLKEKNRVLCFKVNGDANKIEIKRAVEDLFRVRVENVRIENVLGKIKRWGRYSGKRPDWKKAYVKLKEGEKMVEFVEGV, from the coding sequence ATGAAAAAAGATCCAACTGAGATAATAATTAGACCTATAATCTCTGAGAAATCAACATTGTTAAAGGAAAAAAATAGGGTTCTATGTTTTAAAGTTAATGGAGATGCCAATAAAATAGAAATAAAAAGAGCAGTAGAAGATTTGTTCAGGGTAAGGGTGGAAAATGTAAGAATAGAAAATGTATTAGGAAAAATTAAAAGATGGGGAAGATATTCAGGGAAAAGACCTGATTGGAAAAAAGCGTATGTAAAGTTGAAAGAGGGAGAAAAAATGGTTGAATTTGTTGAAGGTGTATAA
- the rpmC gene encoding 50S ribosomal protein L29 codes for MRVNDLREFSSEELINKYKELKDQLFKLRVQKTIGQLENPMKIREIKRTIARILTILNEREKGIDQK; via the coding sequence ATGAGAGTCAATGACTTAAGAGAATTTTCCAGCGAAGAACTTATTAATAAATATAAAGAGTTAAAAGACCAGTTGTTTAAATTACGTGTTCAAAAAACGATTGGACAGCTTGAGAATCCAATGAAAATTAGAGAAATTAAAAGAACCATCGCGAGAATTTTGACAATTCTAAATGAAAGAGAGAAGGGAATCGATCAAAAATGA
- the rpmD gene encoding 50S ribosomal protein L30: MKKKLKIKLIKSFIGYSERQRRVLKGLGLRKINDEVMREDTPSIRGMIKKVSHLLEIKEE, encoded by the coding sequence ATGAAAAAAAAATTAAAAATAAAGCTTATCAAAAGCTTCATTGGATATTCAGAAAGGCAAAGAAGGGTGCTTAAAGGACTGGGCCTAAGAAAAATTAATGACGAGGTTATGAGAGAAGATACTCCTTCAATAAGAGGTATGATTAAGAAAGTTTCTCATTTATTGGAGATTAAGGAGGAATAA
- the rplN gene encoding 50S ribosomal protein L14, whose product MIQMRTILNVADNSGVKRIMCIHPVGGGTGRLAAIGDIVSASVKEAEPDSKIKKGSIVKAVIVRTKKELRRKDGSYIRFDDNAAVVIDKTGEPVGTRVFGPVARELREKKFMKIISLSPEVL is encoded by the coding sequence ATGATTCAGATGCGAACAATTTTAAACGTAGCTGATAATTCAGGAGTTAAAAGAATTATGTGTATTCATCCCGTAGGAGGTGGAACAGGAAGATTGGCAGCGATCGGCGATATAGTTTCTGCTTCGGTAAAAGAAGCAGAGCCAGACAGTAAAATAAAGAAAGGAAGCATTGTAAAGGCAGTAATTGTAAGAACTAAAAAAGAATTGAGAAGAAAAGATGGTTCGTACATAAGGTTTGATGATAATGCTGCAGTTGTTATCGATAAAACAGGTGAACCTGTTGGAACTAGAGTGTTTGGCCCTGTTGCAAGAGAATTAAGAGAAAAAAAATTTATGAAAATCATTTCCTTATCTCCTGAGGTTTTATAA
- the secY gene encoding preprotein translocase subunit SecY produces the protein MIKAIRNILSIPDLRKRVFFTLAMLAVYRIGAQIPNPGINSEALLEFFEQAKGTFLGFVDLFSGRNMSRMTIFALGIMPYISASIILQLLTVVWPYLERLSKEGELGRKKITQYTRYGTVLISIIQSTGIALGLERMTSPTRVPIVPDPGFKFVLMTVLTLTAGTIFIMWLGEQISERGIGNGISLIIFAGIVVGFPTGVESVVGSLRIGNMSPLTFIFLLILMISVIAIIVLVERAQRRIPIQYARRIVGRKVMGGQSTHLPLRVNTGGVIPIIFASSIITFPATVAGFIKNPITQSIARQLGWGMPLYNLLYIASIIFFTYFYVSIIFNPMDVADNIRKYGGFIPGIRPGKLTADYIDGILSRITLVGALYLAAVAILPEFLMTGFKVGTIPGIGDFLEANFPKWFTQGLNIEFYFGGTSILIVVGVAMDTLQQIEAQLVMRHYDGFLGKTRIRGRRG, from the coding sequence TTGATAAAAGCTATTAGGAATATACTTTCCATACCTGATTTGAGGAAAAGAGTATTTTTTACTCTTGCGATGCTTGCGGTCTACAGGATAGGAGCCCAGATTCCAAATCCTGGAATAAATTCAGAAGCCCTTCTTGAATTTTTTGAGCAAGCAAAAGGAACATTTTTAGGATTTGTAGACCTCTTTTCCGGAAGGAATATGTCAAGAATGACCATATTCGCATTAGGAATAATGCCATACATAAGTGCATCAATTATTTTGCAATTATTAACAGTGGTATGGCCTTATTTAGAAAGGCTATCAAAGGAAGGCGAATTAGGAAGAAAGAAAATCACTCAGTATACAAGATATGGAACAGTATTAATTTCAATAATCCAGTCAACAGGAATTGCCTTAGGATTGGAAAGAATGACCTCACCAACAAGAGTTCCCATTGTGCCAGATCCTGGATTTAAATTTGTTCTAATGACTGTATTAACTCTGACTGCTGGAACTATATTTATCATGTGGCTTGGAGAGCAGATTTCTGAAAGAGGAATTGGAAATGGAATTTCATTAATAATATTTGCTGGAATAGTGGTTGGATTTCCAACAGGCGTAGAAAGTGTAGTAGGTAGTCTAAGAATAGGAAATATGTCTCCTCTAACTTTTATATTTCTGCTGATCTTGATGATATCCGTAATTGCGATAATTGTACTTGTAGAAAGAGCTCAGAGAAGAATTCCGATTCAGTATGCAAGGAGAATAGTGGGAAGAAAAGTAATGGGAGGACAGAGTACCCATCTTCCTTTGAGGGTGAATACTGGAGGTGTAATTCCGATAATCTTTGCTTCATCAATAATTACATTTCCTGCCACGGTTGCAGGATTTATTAAAAATCCAATAACTCAATCAATTGCCAGACAATTAGGATGGGGAATGCCCCTTTACAATCTTTTATACATTGCATCAATTATCTTTTTTACTTATTTCTATGTTTCAATAATATTTAATCCGATGGACGTGGCTGATAATATTCGAAAATACGGAGGTTTTATCCCGGGGATAAGACCAGGCAAACTCACAGCGGACTACATCGATGGAATCTTGTCAAGAATAACACTTGTCGGTGCCCTCTATCTCGCTGCAGTTGCCATCCTTCCTGAATTTTTAATGACGGGTTTCAAAGTTGGCACAATTCCAGGCATAGGTGACTTTTTAGAGGCAAACTTTCCAAAATGGTTTACTCAAGGCTTAAATATTGAATTCTATTTTGGAGGAACTTCAATTCTTATAGTTGTTGGAGTCGCAATGGATACGCTCCAGCAGATCGAGGCACAGCTCGTTATGAGACATTATGATGGATTCCTTGGTAAGACAAGAATAAGAGGGAGGAGAGGTTGA
- the rpsE gene encoding 30S ribosomal protein S5, with protein sequence MEEIEIHDENLKDQVISIRRVSKVVKGGKNLSFSALVAVGDGQGHIGIGKGKAREVPIAIKKAIENAKKSLIEIPLVENTIPHMVIGEFGAGKVILRPASKGTGVIAGGAIRTILQLAGVKDILTKAIRSKNPFTVAHATTKALRNLKDAQAVAKARGKDIKESLG encoded by the coding sequence GTGGAAGAAATAGAAATTCATGATGAAAATTTAAAAGACCAGGTAATCTCGATAAGAAGAGTTTCTAAGGTTGTCAAGGGTGGTAAAAATTTAAGCTTTTCTGCCCTTGTGGCAGTGGGTGATGGGCAGGGACATATAGGGATCGGAAAAGGCAAAGCAAGAGAAGTGCCCATAGCGATAAAAAAAGCAATAGAAAATGCAAAAAAGAGCTTGATTGAAATCCCCCTCGTGGAAAATACAATCCCGCACATGGTTATTGGAGAATTCGGAGCTGGAAAAGTGATTTTAAGACCTGCTTCAAAGGGAACTGGTGTAATAGCAGGGGGAGCCATTAGAACAATTCTGCAACTCGCAGGGGTCAAGGATATCCTTACAAAAGCAATCAGGAGCAAAAATCCTTTTACTGTAGCTCATGCTACTACAAAAGCTCTCAGAAATTTAAAAGATGCTCAGGCTGTTGCAAAAGCAAGAGGAAAAGATATAAAGGAAAGTCTCGGGTAA
- a CDS encoding type Z 30S ribosomal protein S14 gives MARIASLAKNKKERLKFTTRIRNRCRICGRPRGYIRKFEMCRLCLRELALKGEIPGVMKASW, from the coding sequence ATGGCAAGAATAGCGTCTCTTGCAAAAAATAAAAAAGAAAGATTAAAATTTACTACCCGAATAAGAAATAGATGTAGGATATGTGGGAGACCAAGAGGTTATATAAGAAAATTTGAAATGTGCAGATTGTGTTTAAGAGAGCTGGCGCTCAAGGGTGAAATTCCTGGTGTTATGAAAGCATCCTGGTAA
- the rplV gene encoding 50S ribosomal protein L22, translated as MAENKSISFAIGRFHRISAQKCRLVIDEIRGKNVGEALTILSFSKKRKASKMIEKVLKSAIANAQNKFPSVNVDNLYIQKCYVNDGPSLKRIRPAPMGRAYRILRRFSHICIHLNERT; from the coding sequence ATGGCAGAGAATAAATCAATTTCATTTGCGATAGGTAGATTTCACAGAATATCAGCTCAAAAATGTAGACTTGTCATAGATGAGATTAGAGGAAAAAATGTAGGAGAAGCATTGACTATATTATCTTTTTCGAAAAAGAGAAAAGCTTCTAAAATGATAGAAAAGGTTCTCAAGTCTGCAATTGCAAATGCCCAGAATAAATTTCCTTCAGTTAATGTGGACAATCTTTATATACAAAAATGCTATGTTAATGATGGGCCAAGTCTTAAGAGAATCAGACCAGCTCCAATGGGAAGAGCTTACAGAATATTAAGAAGATTCAGTCATATTTGCATCCATCTCAATGAAAGGACATAG
- the rpsQ gene encoding 30S ribosomal protein S17: MKRKKQIKVGTVISRSGDKSVVVLVEKPYSHPLYKKIINRRSKFMAHDELNQCNIGDKIRLVESRPLSRRKRWRVVEILEKNKGLKEGIQ; this comes from the coding sequence ATGAAGAGAAAGAAACAGATAAAAGTTGGAACAGTTATTTCAAGAAGTGGAGATAAAAGCGTAGTAGTATTGGTTGAGAAACCATATAGCCACCCTCTTTATAAAAAAATTATAAACAGAAGATCTAAGTTTATGGCTCACGATGAGTTAAATCAATGTAATATTGGAGATAAAATAAGATTAGTTGAAAGCAGACCTCTGAGCAGGAGAAAAAGATGGAGAGTGGTAGAAATATTGGAAAAAAATAAGGGATTAAAAGAAGGAATCCAGTAA
- the rpsC gene encoding 30S ribosomal protein S3, with translation MGQKAHPFGFRIGFNKSWSSKWFSKGKDYARNVHEDLYIKKGIMKRYSHAQITAVEIERIENLIRIIIYTARPGIIIGRGGKEREKIKEELEKYTGKEVSIDIHEINKPELVSKLVAEGIALQLEKRVAYRRVMKKAVDSALREGAKGIKVMCSGRIGGAEIARSEWYLIGRLPLQTLKADIDYGFCEAFTTYGQIGIKIWIYKGDVDKEKIVKTPQIEEELKE, from the coding sequence TTGGGACAGAAAGCACATCCATTTGGTTTCCGAATAGGTTTTAATAAAAGTTGGAGTTCAAAATGGTTTTCAAAGGGAAAGGATTACGCAAGAAATGTCCATGAAGACTTATACATTAAAAAGGGAATAATGAAGAGATATTCTCATGCCCAGATTACTGCAGTAGAAATTGAAAGAATAGAAAATTTAATAAGAATTATAATTTATACAGCAAGACCAGGAATAATAATAGGAAGAGGAGGTAAAGAAAGAGAGAAAATAAAAGAAGAGTTGGAAAAATACACTGGAAAAGAAGTTTCTATAGATATTCATGAAATTAACAAGCCAGAATTGGTATCAAAATTAGTAGCTGAAGGGATTGCTCTTCAGCTCGAGAAAAGAGTGGCATACAGAAGAGTAATGAAAAAAGCAGTTGATTCTGCTCTTCGTGAAGGAGCAAAAGGAATAAAAGTTATGTGTTCAGGGAGGATTGGAGGGGCAGAAATTGCCCGTTCTGAATGGTATCTGATTGGGAGATTACCACTTCAAACACTTAAAGCAGACATTGATTATGGTTTTTGTGAAGCTTTTACCACATATGGACAGATAGGAATAAAAATATGGATCTACAAGGGAGATGTTGATAAAGAAAAGATTGTAAAAACTCCGCAGATAGAGGAAGAGTTGAAAGAATAG
- the rplD gene encoding 50S ribosomal protein L4, which translates to MKLPVINLEYKKIKEINLPDTFFSYPRKEHLVWEEIRSYLSRKRRGTACTKTRGEVSGSGKKPWRQKKTGRARVGSIRSPLWRKGGTVFGPKPRDYSYWLPKKARRNAIKSVLSDKKQNNKLLIIENLELKSPKTKEALETIKKLKIENGLFVDEKDNKNLILAMRNLPDFKAIYTNNINLFDILRYEWIVISERALNRLIGVYQ; encoded by the coding sequence ATGAAATTGCCTGTTATAAATTTAGAATATAAGAAAATAAAAGAAATAAATCTGCCAGATACCTTCTTTTCTTATCCGAGAAAAGAACATTTAGTGTGGGAAGAAATAAGGAGTTATCTTTCAAGAAAAAGACGTGGCACTGCTTGTACCAAAACAAGAGGAGAAGTTTCGGGAAGCGGAAAAAAGCCATGGAGGCAGAAAAAAACAGGAAGAGCGAGGGTTGGAAGTATTCGATCTCCATTGTGGAGAAAGGGAGGAACAGTGTTTGGTCCAAAGCCAAGAGATTATAGTTACTGGCTTCCAAAAAAGGCAAGAAGAAATGCAATAAAATCCGTTCTATCCGATAAAAAACAGAATAATAAGTTATTGATAATCGAAAATCTTGAATTGAAATCACCTAAAACAAAAGAGGCCTTAGAGACAATCAAAAAATTAAAAATAGAGAATGGACTGTTTGTAGATGAAAAAGATAATAAGAATTTAATCCTTGCTATGAGAAACCTTCCTGATTTTAAGGCAATTTATACAAATAATATTAATCTTTTTGATATTCTCAGATACGAATGGATTGTGATTTCAGAAAGGGCTTTGAATAGATTAATAGGAGTTTATCAATGA
- the rplP gene encoding 50S ribosomal protein L16 gives MLMPKKVKYRKIQRGRRKGRASQGNALSFGEYGLQALEPCWLTARQIEAGRIAITRFIKKGGKLWIRVFPWKSVTKKPTETRMGKGKGDIEMWVDVVRPGKIIYEMEGVSEEVAKEALRLASHKLPIKTRFISRCEIGK, from the coding sequence ATGTTAATGCCGAAAAAAGTAAAATACAGAAAAATCCAAAGAGGGAGAAGGAAGGGTAGAGCATCCCAAGGAAATGCCCTTTCTTTTGGTGAGTATGGACTTCAGGCTTTAGAACCATGCTGGCTGACTGCTCGGCAGATAGAGGCTGGAAGAATTGCTATAACAAGGTTTATCAAGAAAGGAGGAAAGCTCTGGATAAGAGTTTTCCCATGGAAATCAGTTACGAAAAAGCCAACCGAAACAAGAATGGGAAAAGGGAAAGGAGATATTGAGATGTGGGTTGATGTAGTAAGACCAGGGAAAATAATATATGAGATGGAAGGTGTTTCTGAAGAGGTTGCAAAGGAAGCTCTCAGGCTTGCCTCCCATAAACTACCAATAAAAACAAGGTTTATCTCGAGATGTGAAATTGGAAAATAA
- the rplB gene encoding 50S ribosomal protein L2 — protein sequence MGIKVYNPATPGLRGRTGFIFEEITKDEPYKALVKPLKKSGGRNNKGRITIRFRGGGHKRAYRTIDFKRDKIDVPGIVESIEYDPNRSSRIALIKYLDGERRYMLCPEGLKIGSTVIASEKETDILPGNCLPLRYIPVGTIIHNIELRPGKGGQIGRSAGAGAQILAKEGNYAQLKLPSNEMRKIHIDCKATVGQVGNLDHENISIGKAGRKRWFGRRPHVRGTAMNPVDHPHGGGEGRTKGGRNPVTPWGKPTKGYKTRRNKRTKKFIIRR from the coding sequence ATGGGGATAAAAGTTTATAATCCAGCAACTCCGGGGTTAAGAGGAAGAACAGGATTTATCTTTGAAGAAATCACTAAAGATGAACCCTATAAAGCTCTGGTTAAACCACTAAAGAAGTCAGGGGGGAGGAATAATAAAGGAAGAATTACAATCAGGTTCAGAGGTGGTGGTCATAAAAGAGCATACAGAACTATCGATTTCAAAAGAGATAAGATTGATGTCCCTGGAATTGTGGAATCGATTGAATATGATCCAAACAGATCATCAAGAATTGCACTGATAAAATATTTAGATGGAGAAAGAAGGTATATGTTATGTCCAGAAGGATTAAAGATAGGTTCAACAGTTATTGCCTCTGAAAAAGAAACCGATATTTTGCCAGGAAATTGTTTGCCTTTAAGATATATACCTGTAGGAACTATAATACATAACATTGAATTAAGACCTGGAAAGGGTGGTCAGATTGGAAGAAGCGCTGGCGCTGGAGCACAAATTTTGGCAAAAGAAGGAAATTATGCCCAATTGAAATTGCCCTCCAACGAAATGAGGAAGATTCATATTGATTGTAAAGCAACTGTAGGCCAGGTGGGAAACTTAGACCATGAGAACATATCAATAGGAAAGGCGGGAAGAAAAAGATGGTTTGGAAGGAGACCTCATGTAAGAGGAACAGCTATGAACCCTGTGGACCATCCTCATGGAGGAGGAGAAGGAAGAACCAAGGGAGGAAGAAATCCTGTTACGCCATGGGGTAAACCGACAAAGGGATATAAGACTCGTAGAAACAAAAGAACGAAGAAATTCATAATAAGAAGATAA
- the rplR gene encoding 50S ribosomal protein L18, whose translation MIKDKCKEKKRLREKRIKRIKKSIPKSQDRLRLVVFKSNKYLYIQAINDLDGNVLTSASTLEKQFRKKYQSFKNIEIAKKLGELIGERLLKKNIKKVLFDRRGYPYHGRIKAIAEGAREKGLEF comes from the coding sequence ATGATTAAAGATAAATGCAAAGAAAAAAAGAGGTTAAGAGAGAAGAGAATAAAACGTATAAAAAAGAGCATTCCTAAAAGTCAAGATAGACTGAGGTTGGTTGTATTTAAGAGTAATAAATATTTATACATTCAAGCAATAAATGATTTAGATGGTAATGTTTTAACCTCAGCCTCTACATTAGAAAAGCAATTCAGGAAAAAATACCAAAGCTTTAAAAATATAGAAATTGCAAAAAAATTGGGTGAATTGATAGGCGAAAGACTTCTAAAAAAAAATATAAAAAAAGTTCTTTTTGATAGAAGAGGATATCCATACCATGGAAGAATAAAAGCTATTGCTGAAGGTGCAAGGGAAAAAGGGTTAGAATTTTAA
- the rplX gene encoding 50S ribosomal protein L24 has protein sequence MKIRKSDYVVVIKGKDKGKKGKVLKVLTDKNRVIVERIRLLKEYIRPNPSKNIQGGIVEKEASISASDVMIYCSNCEQGVRIGIKIIDKNTKIRVCKKCGSNFD, from the coding sequence TTGAAGATAAGAAAGAGTGATTATGTTGTCGTAATAAAAGGGAAGGATAAAGGTAAAAAAGGAAAAGTCCTTAAGGTCCTTACTGATAAAAATAGAGTAATCGTGGAAAGAATTAGACTGTTAAAAGAATATATCAGACCAAACCCATCCAAGAACATTCAGGGAGGAATAGTAGAAAAAGAAGCATCGATTAGTGCATCAGATGTTATGATATATTGTTCCAACTGTGAACAAGGAGTAAGAATTGGCATAAAAATTATCGATAAAAATACAAAAATAAGGGTTTGTAAAAAATGTGGTTCGAATTTTGATTAA
- the rplE gene encoding 50S ribosomal protein L5 — protein MKSRLSIKYKEEVIPQMMKDFNYKNIMQVPKLEKIVINVGVGEATQNIKALDNAVRDISLITGQRPVIKRAKKSISAFKLRKGQAIACMVTLRGEKMYEFFDRFVNACLPRVRDFKGVSQKSFDGRGNYSIGIKDQLIFPEIDYTKVDKTRGMTVTFDTNADTNKEAYSLLKYLGMPFSE, from the coding sequence GTGAAGAGCAGATTGAGTATTAAATATAAAGAAGAAGTAATTCCACAAATGATGAAAGATTTTAACTATAAGAACATCATGCAAGTTCCAAAACTGGAGAAAATTGTAATAAATGTTGGTGTTGGAGAAGCTACTCAAAACATTAAGGCTCTGGACAATGCTGTTAGAGACATCAGTTTGATCACAGGACAGAGGCCGGTAATAAAAAGAGCAAAAAAATCAATTTCAGCATTTAAACTAAGAAAGGGTCAGGCAATAGCCTGTATGGTAACTTTGCGTGGCGAAAAGATGTACGAATTCTTTGATAGATTTGTTAATGCGTGTCTTCCTCGAGTGAGAGATTTTAAAGGTGTATCCCAAAAATCTTTTGATGGAAGAGGGAATTATTCAATCGGTATTAAAGATCAGTTGATCTTTCCTGAGATTGATTACACAAAAGTTGACAAAACCAGAGGTATGACTGTAACTTTTGATACTAATGCAGACACCAATAAAGAGGCATATTCTCTTCTTAAGTATTTAGGTATGCCTTTTTCAGAATAG